The following are from one region of the Acidobacteriota bacterium genome:
- the glp gene encoding gephyrin-like molybdotransferase Glp produces the protein MITPQEAWSRLSPLLVPLPPEDCPRRQARGRVLAHDLAATVDVPPADVSAMDGYALEGAFEAGAERTVAGVIAAGDAPGFELPPGQAVRIMTGAPVPTGADRVVPVEATDRGRERVRFERPSTDRDHIRRQGEVLRSGAPLLATGTPLSSSALSLIATHGYQTVPTVRPPRVRVLATGDEIVPPEALPQPGQLRDSHTDFLLAAGAARGLTFEALGIARDDPRDLRAKIAHGLEADVLLVCGGVSAGEFDYAEGIFAELGCEALFDAVAMQPGKPLVAGRHPGGLVFGLPGNPASVMVSYRLFVQPTLDRLAGRPAELLGDARQGTLLTPAPAAKGRDRFLPARVAWQNGVARVEPLVAKGSHDLAAFGLANALLHRPADSPAVEVGSTVSFLDLD, from the coding sequence ATGATCACACCCCAAGAAGCCTGGAGCCGACTGAGCCCCCTGCTGGTCCCCCTGCCGCCGGAGGATTGTCCGCGCCGGCAGGCCCGCGGCCGCGTGCTCGCCCACGATCTCGCAGCCACCGTCGACGTTCCGCCGGCAGATGTCTCGGCGATGGACGGCTATGCCCTCGAGGGTGCCTTCGAGGCCGGCGCAGAACGTACCGTGGCCGGAGTCATCGCAGCCGGTGATGCGCCAGGCTTCGAGTTGCCGCCGGGCCAAGCGGTGCGCATCATGACCGGCGCACCGGTTCCCACGGGCGCCGACCGGGTGGTCCCGGTGGAAGCCACCGACCGCGGCCGCGAGCGGGTGCGCTTCGAGCGCCCGTCGACGGATCGCGACCACATCCGGCGCCAGGGCGAGGTCCTGCGAAGCGGCGCTCCGCTCCTCGCCACCGGCACTCCCCTGAGCTCGAGCGCCCTCTCCTTGATCGCCACCCACGGCTACCAAACCGTACCGACGGTGCGCCCACCGCGGGTGCGAGTGCTGGCGACGGGAGACGAGATCGTTCCGCCGGAGGCGCTGCCGCAGCCCGGCCAGCTGCGCGACTCCCACACCGACTTTCTGCTCGCCGCCGGCGCCGCCCGCGGTCTGACCTTCGAAGCTCTCGGCATCGCCCGCGACGACCCCCGCGATCTGCGGGCCAAGATTGCCCACGGCCTCGAAGCCGACGTGCTGCTGGTCTGTGGCGGAGTCTCGGCAGGCGAGTTCGACTACGCCGAAGGAATCTTCGCCGAGCTCGGCTGCGAGGCCCTCTTCGACGCCGTCGCCATGCAGCCCGGCAAACCGCTGGTCGCCGGCCGCCACCCTGGCGGACTGGTCTTCGGCCTGCCAGGCAATCCCGCCTCGGTGATGGTGAGCTATCGCCTCTTCGTGCAGCCCACCCTCGATCGCTTGGCGGGCCGGCCAGCGGAGCTGCTCGGCGATGCGCGGCAGGGAACTCTGCTGACCCCGGCCCCGGCGGCCAAGGGGCGCGACCGCTTTCTGCCCGCTCGCGTTGCCTGGCAGAACGGCGTCGCACGCGTCGAACCGCTGGTCGCCAAGGGCTCCCACGACCTCGCCGCCTTCGGCCTCGCCAACGCCCTGCTCCATCGACCGGCGGACAGCCCCGCAGTCGAGGTCGGTTCCACCGTCTCTTTCCTCGACCTCGACTGA
- a CDS encoding FmdB family zinc ribbon protein, with protein MPIYEYQCQQCDRRSEEIQRMSDPPLTECSECGGSLKKLLSSPAFQFKGSGWYVTDYARAGSGGDGKSSSDSGEAKKSEGESKSKSSKDSAGKASTATKSEKKGD; from the coding sequence ATGCCGATTTACGAGTACCAGTGTCAGCAATGTGACCGTCGTAGCGAAGAGATCCAGCGGATGTCCGATCCGCCGTTGACCGAGTGCTCCGAGTGCGGCGGTTCGCTCAAGAAGCTCTTGTCGTCGCCGGCCTTCCAGTTCAAAGGCTCCGGCTGGTATGTCACCGACTACGCTCGGGCCGGAAGTGGCGGAGACGGCAAGTCCTCCAGCGACTCCGGTGAGGCAAAGAAGAGCGAGGGCGAGAGCAAGAGCAAGAGCTCCAAGGACTCCGCCGGCAAGGCCTCGACCGCAACCAAGAGCGAGAAGAAGGGCGACTGA
- a CDS encoding fibronectin type III domain-containing protein: protein MKSKIFPSVLFVLLCLATVPLSATTFVMVSDENLADGSPVVVEARVMAKENAPTSGRPSTDYQVEVEAVVKGNVPGSSLIVRTPGGVRPDGIGLKLWGIPEFRVGERVVLFLSPAPDGTFRIAHHLLGAFREVDWQGRKILARNLAGTHELALEGIDAPARGPRDRAAFLNWIRERSTGAKPAASYFLEISDDDVTSIHDQFTQFEDNQGRALRWPDFDSGATVRWRVSNANQPGLTLQQVIDAFRAGMQAWSGDNQSLVSYGYGSSQTTGLTGGLTNFDGTNAIAYEDPNNNNSFEAPFSCNGGGVLAIGGPWFNNQTHVFRGTTYRNIIGGDIITNAGLQCYFDRSGNRVTAAAELFAHELGHTLGFGHACGDDSSPSCGSSGTLNDALMRAFVHNDGRGARLGADDLTAIRTIYGNGVGNTPVPTAPTDLTAAALSSTTVELLWQDNADNETSYRIEQRTEGGGFVQIVNSLPANSEAFIVTGLTPLTLYDFRVRARNGGGNSGYSNIATLRTPSTLPDDPDFLTATALSPTAVQLTWEDFSNNETNFLVEARSPVSEYFQIASTGPNANSLVVGGLVSGRPYTFRVRATNGNGNSGYTNESSATPFDGINGPCTTANDTLCLLDDRFRVKVQWRNQFANGTNGIGSAQAPFAQDTSGIFTFFDPRNTELIVKAIDATGIGQGYWFFYGALSTVEYWITVTDTTDGSSNTYHNPPGELCGFADTQAFQGPASSPASGLRAFSLPLPEVDDVTSIASPVGTCVDGTETLCLFEDRFEVKVDWFNFRNGQTGTGKAVPGTTETGYFWFFGPENIELVLKVLDNTAAGNNFWVFYGALSDVVYDITVTDTVTGRSVSYNNEAENFCGNADTVGLLDEPLP from the coding sequence ATGAAATCGAAGATCTTCCCCTCTGTCCTCTTTGTTCTGCTCTGTTTGGCGACGGTGCCGCTGTCGGCGACCACCTTCGTCATGGTGTCCGACGAGAACCTGGCCGATGGCAGCCCGGTAGTGGTCGAGGCGCGGGTGATGGCGAAGGAGAACGCCCCGACCTCCGGTCGGCCGTCGACCGACTATCAGGTCGAGGTCGAGGCGGTGGTCAAGGGCAACGTGCCCGGCTCGAGCTTGATCGTGCGCACGCCTGGCGGTGTGCGTCCCGACGGCATCGGTCTCAAGCTGTGGGGGATTCCCGAGTTCCGCGTCGGCGAGCGGGTGGTGTTGTTCCTCAGCCCGGCGCCGGACGGTACTTTCCGCATCGCCCACCATCTTCTCGGGGCTTTCCGTGAGGTCGACTGGCAGGGGCGGAAGATCCTGGCCCGCAACCTGGCCGGCACCCACGAGCTGGCCCTCGAGGGCATCGATGCTCCGGCTCGGGGTCCGCGCGATCGCGCCGCTTTCCTCAACTGGATCCGCGAGCGCTCGACCGGTGCCAAGCCGGCGGCGTCCTACTTTCTCGAGATCTCGGACGACGACGTCACCTCGATTCACGACCAGTTCACCCAGTTCGAAGACAATCAGGGGCGGGCCCTTCGCTGGCCCGATTTCGACTCCGGAGCCACCGTCCGCTGGCGGGTGAGCAACGCCAATCAGCCGGGATTGACCCTGCAGCAGGTGATCGATGCTTTCCGGGCCGGCATGCAGGCGTGGTCCGGAGACAATCAGAGTCTGGTCAGCTACGGCTACGGTTCTTCTCAAACGACCGGCCTGACCGGCGGCTTGACCAACTTCGACGGCACCAACGCCATCGCCTACGAAGACCCCAACAACAACAACTCCTTCGAGGCTCCCTTCAGCTGCAACGGCGGTGGAGTTCTCGCCATCGGTGGCCCCTGGTTCAACAACCAGACCCACGTCTTCCGCGGCACCACTTATCGCAACATCATCGGCGGCGACATCATCACCAACGCCGGTCTGCAGTGCTACTTCGATCGCAGCGGCAACCGGGTGACGGCGGCGGCCGAGCTGTTCGCCCACGAGCTCGGCCACACCCTCGGCTTCGGCCACGCCTGTGGCGACGACTCGAGCCCGTCCTGTGGCTCGAGCGGCACCCTCAACGATGCGCTGATGCGGGCCTTCGTGCACAACGACGGCCGCGGCGCCCGCTTGGGCGCGGACGACCTGACGGCGATCCGCACGATCTATGGAAACGGCGTCGGAAACACGCCGGTGCCGACGGCGCCGACGGACCTGACGGCGGCGGCTCTGTCGTCGACGACGGTCGAGCTGCTGTGGCAGGACAATGCCGACAACGAGACTTCCTACCGCATCGAGCAGCGCACCGAGGGCGGCGGCTTCGTGCAGATCGTCAACAGCCTGCCGGCCAACAGCGAGGCCTTCATCGTCACCGGCTTGACGCCCCTCACCCTCTACGACTTCCGGGTGCGGGCGCGCAATGGCGGCGGCAACTCCGGCTACTCCAACATCGCCACGCTGCGCACTCCGTCGACGCTGCCGGACGATCCGGACTTCCTGACCGCCACCGCCCTGTCGCCGACGGCGGTCCAGCTCACCTGGGAAGACTTCTCGAACAACGAGACGAACTTCCTGGTCGAGGCCCGCTCGCCGGTCAGCGAGTACTTCCAGATCGCCTCCACCGGTCCCAACGCCAACAGCCTGGTGGTCGGGGGCCTGGTCTCCGGCCGGCCCTACACCTTCCGGGTGCGGGCGACCAACGGCAACGGCAACTCGGGCTACACCAACGAGTCGAGCGCCACGCCCTTCGATGGCATCAACGGTCCCTGTACGACCGCCAACGACACCCTTTGCCTGCTCGACGACCGTTTCCGGGTGAAGGTCCAGTGGCGCAACCAGTTCGCCAACGGCACCAACGGCATCGGTTCTGCCCAGGCGCCCTTCGCCCAGGACACCAGCGGCATCTTCACCTTCTTCGATCCGCGCAACACGGAGCTGATCGTCAAGGCCATCGACGCCACCGGCATCGGCCAGGGCTATTGGTTCTTCTACGGCGCTCTGTCGACGGTGGAGTACTGGATCACCGTCACCGATACCACCGACGGCAGCTCGAACACGTACCACAACCCCCCTGGTGAGCTGTGCGGCTTCGCCGACACGCAGGCCTTCCAGGGGCCGGCTTCGAGCCCGGCGAGCGGTCTGCGGGCATTCTCTCTGCCGCTGCCGGAGGTCGACGACGTGACCAGCATCGCCTCGCCCGTCGGAACCTGTGTCGACGGCACCGAGACCCTCTGTCTGTTCGAGGACCGCTTCGAGGTCAAGGTCGACTGGTTCAACTTCCGCAACGGCCAGACGGGTACCGGCAAGGCGGTTCCGGGAACCACCGAGACCGGCTACTTCTGGTTCTTCGGACCGGAGAACATCGAGCTGGTGCTGAAGGTGCTCGACAACACCGCCGCGGGCAACAATTTCTGGGTCTTCTACGGCGCCCTGTCGGACGTGGTGTACGACATCACCGTCACCGACACGGTGACCGGGCGCAGCGTGAGCTACAACAACGAGGCCGAGAACTTCTGCGGCAACGCCGACACTGTCGGTCTGCTCGACGAGCCGCTGCCGTAA
- a CDS encoding DUF4388 domain-containing protein, producing MNSLASQEKVFQYRGDLSETALPEMLNAIDRFGVGGVIEAEREGVSKRVHVSGRCVVHASSSDINDSLGSYLLRSGQLSSEDYSATMKEREAGKRRYGVILVEAGLLSPGEVARAIRKQVEAIVWSLFYWQDGRVSFKIGDPGGGGIRLPMRHVILQGIQRAPNAKALVARLGQRSTVFAPTDDTEGIIDAGLDSEQFDLLRLVDGSRSLYEICTAGPFSAAENAKLMYAFQVLQLIRRPALEENEPQESKSEPETSSVKIRLKTPGGRFSG from the coding sequence GTGAATTCTCTGGCTTCTCAAGAAAAGGTCTTCCAGTATCGGGGAGATCTCTCGGAGACGGCTCTCCCGGAGATGCTCAACGCGATCGATCGCTTCGGTGTCGGCGGGGTGATCGAGGCGGAGCGTGAGGGCGTGAGCAAGCGGGTGCATGTCTCGGGGCGCTGCGTGGTTCACGCCTCCTCGTCGGACATCAACGACAGCTTGGGCAGCTATTTGCTGCGCTCCGGGCAGCTCAGCTCGGAGGACTACAGCGCCACCATGAAGGAGCGCGAGGCGGGCAAGCGCCGCTATGGCGTGATTCTGGTGGAGGCCGGATTGCTGTCGCCGGGCGAAGTGGCGCGGGCGATTCGCAAACAGGTGGAGGCGATTGTCTGGAGCCTGTTCTACTGGCAAGACGGCCGGGTCTCTTTCAAGATCGGCGATCCCGGCGGCGGCGGCATTCGCCTGCCGATGCGGCACGTCATCCTGCAGGGCATTCAGCGGGCTCCCAACGCCAAGGCCCTGGTCGCTCGCCTGGGACAGCGCAGCACCGTTTTCGCGCCGACGGACGACACCGAAGGCATCATCGATGCCGGCCTCGACAGCGAGCAGTTCGATCTGCTGCGACTGGTCGACGGCAGCCGCTCCCTCTATGAGATCTGCACCGCCGGTCCCTTCTCGGCGGCCGAAAACGCCAAGCTGATGTACGCCTTCCAGGTGCTGCAATTGATTCGCAGGCCCGCCCTGGAAGAGAATGAGCCGCAGGAGTCGAAGAGCGAGCCCGAGACCTCGTCGGTCAAGATTCGCCTCAAGACTCCGGGCGGTCGCTTCTCCGGTTAG
- a CDS encoding VWA domain-containing protein, which yields MSSRALRNLVFAVLCLVLGWPLAAQPADLILVLDASGSMWGQIDGKNKIVIAREVFAELVDDLPDEQTVGVVAYGHRREGDCEDIELVAPLARLDRAQLKTTVDGLQPKGKTPLTAAVERAFEEVRQRDSATVILISDGLETCNADPCAAVRRAKDEGLDFILHVVGFDVSKEDLSSLECAAQAGDGLFFSAANANELGTALEQAVQAPVDEPPGALAVKVINGGELQDASVVVTTPSGEQVNLGRTYTDPSTNPRRLPLAAGSYEVKVQALGIKGDTQRRFSLTLEEGEVAEREFDFTSGGLSIGVLRNGQLSDATVRVYLAGTSQEVASGRTYTSEKTNPKAFELTPGTYDVQIQSVEIKGPVRHTSTDLVVNPGDQTTAEVAFESGEIALGARRDGALADAVVHVRSVATGKAIAQGRTYTSEKTNPKVFTVEPGEYRVSLKPAGDGEPQEHTVTVETGGRVEKMVDF from the coding sequence ATGTCTTCACGAGCGCTGAGAAACCTCGTCTTCGCCGTTCTCTGCCTGGTCCTCGGCTGGCCACTCGCGGCACAGCCCGCCGACCTCATCCTGGTTCTCGACGCCTCCGGCTCGATGTGGGGCCAGATCGACGGCAAGAACAAGATCGTCATCGCGCGCGAGGTGTTCGCCGAGCTGGTCGATGACCTGCCGGACGAGCAGACGGTGGGCGTCGTCGCCTACGGCCACCGCCGCGAGGGCGACTGCGAAGACATCGAGCTCGTCGCTCCCCTCGCCCGCCTCGACCGCGCTCAGCTCAAGACCACCGTCGACGGCCTGCAGCCGAAGGGCAAGACACCTCTGACGGCGGCCGTCGAGCGCGCCTTCGAGGAGGTCCGGCAGCGCGATTCGGCGACCGTGATCCTGATCAGCGACGGCCTCGAGACCTGCAACGCCGATCCCTGCGCCGCGGTTCGTCGCGCCAAGGACGAAGGTCTCGATTTCATCCTCCACGTCGTCGGCTTCGACGTCTCCAAAGAGGATCTGTCGTCCCTCGAGTGCGCCGCCCAGGCCGGTGACGGCCTGTTCTTCTCGGCCGCCAACGCCAACGAGCTCGGCACCGCCCTCGAACAGGCGGTCCAGGCGCCGGTCGACGAGCCGCCCGGTGCCTTGGCGGTCAAGGTGATTAACGGTGGTGAGCTGCAGGACGCCAGCGTCGTGGTCACCACCCCCAGCGGCGAGCAGGTCAACCTCGGCCGCACCTACACCGACCCGAGCACCAACCCGCGACGCCTACCCCTCGCCGCCGGCAGCTACGAGGTGAAGGTCCAGGCCCTCGGCATCAAGGGCGACACCCAGCGCCGGTTCTCGCTCACCCTCGAGGAGGGCGAGGTGGCCGAGCGCGAGTTCGACTTCACCTCCGGCGGGCTGTCCATCGGCGTCCTCCGCAACGGCCAGCTCAGCGACGCCACGGTGCGGGTCTACCTCGCCGGCACCAGCCAAGAAGTCGCCTCTGGACGCACCTACACCTCCGAAAAGACCAATCCCAAAGCCTTCGAGCTCACCCCCGGCACCTACGACGTCCAGATCCAGTCGGTCGAGATCAAGGGCCCGGTGCGCCACACCAGCACCGACCTGGTGGTCAATCCAGGCGACCAGACCACCGCCGAGGTCGCCTTCGAAAGTGGCGAGATCGCCCTCGGTGCCCGCCGCGACGGCGCCCTCGCCGACGCCGTCGTCCACGTCCGCTCCGTCGCCACCGGCAAAGCGATCGCCCAAGGCCGCACCTACACCTCCGAAAAGACCAACCCCAAGGTCTTCACCGTCGAGCCCGGCGAATACCGGGTCAGCCTCAAGCCCGCCGGGGACGGCGAGCCGCAAGAGCACACGGTCACCGTCGAAACCGGAGGCCGAGTCGAGAAGATGGTCGACTTCTGA